A portion of the Dissulfuribacter thermophilus genome contains these proteins:
- a CDS encoding YkgJ family cysteine cluster protein — protein sequence MTTPKTNTPKRLQFPGDERRNPWLPLLLEAYYWGDKGVYEGIKRRLKRGEKLACKKGCSSCCHTHSTIPVYPLEVVGIYWFADQKIHGEIRKKLSAKLLSHTSKGPCPFLIDGACSIHPMRPLACRHFNVFNKPCAEGEDPFFTRRRDVLTPIESYKEKALMKMLPFHGIKDKKIAKDTVRSGIINQQVKNLLEIDWKNLGIRLSLSVKLK from the coding sequence ATGACAACTCCAAAGACAAATACTCCAAAAAGACTTCAATTTCCAGGTGACGAAAGGAGAAACCCTTGGCTCCCCTTACTCCTTGAGGCCTATTATTGGGGGGATAAAGGGGTCTATGAAGGAATCAAGAGGAGATTAAAAAGGGGGGAGAAACTCGCGTGTAAAAAGGGCTGTTCGTCCTGCTGCCATACTCATTCAACGATTCCGGTCTATCCCCTTGAAGTCGTAGGAATCTATTGGTTTGCAGATCAAAAAATTCATGGAGAGATTAGAAAAAAGCTCTCTGCAAAACTCTTATCACACACATCCAAAGGCCCCTGTCCTTTCTTGATCGATGGGGCATGCTCAATACACCCAATGCGCCCGTTGGCGTGTAGACACTTCAATGTATTTAACAAACCCTGTGCCGAGGGTGAGGACCCATTTTTTACTCGCAGACGAGACGTCTTGACCCCAATTGAATCCTACAAGGAAAAGGCATTAATGAAGATGCTTCCATTCCATGGAATAAAAGACAAAAAAATAGCAAAAGATACAGTACGTTCAGGCATCATCAACCAACAGGTTAAAAACCTCCTTGAGATTGATTGGAAAAATCTCGGTATTCGTCTGAGTTTATCAGTCAAGCTAAAATAG
- a CDS encoding PilZ domain-containing protein produces the protein MLVPIKLRGKVKEILSRSNIQIFNLNAIDKKYRDLLLSGKIPVLIIFENETKKGRIHDLGNGNISVETSEEIPIYIKKGNTVVVVLPVSQNRRYILQGIVTNRYINSVELTILDPRTDKRFNVFDKNISVGVHFLPESIIHGITYETLLILRDINYGMEDQDRLIQENARHRALAMSKDTTIDTNNSISQIKDPKDQDDSNDKSSFTYRAKDFCIDLATRKIHPEFQSLKDSEPSFFGTMYDISKGGLSLLCPDGQEGMDSGTAMLVTAKFPLDDVLWFDFSLLGIVRGITQIDEGKRLHVMFFKALPERTQNLFERMMQ, from the coding sequence ATGCTTGTTCCAATAAAATTAAGAGGTAAAGTAAAAGAAATCTTAAGTCGTTCTAATATCCAAATATTTAACCTCAATGCAATCGACAAAAAGTATAGAGACCTTCTCTTGTCTGGCAAGATCCCGGTCTTGATAATCTTTGAAAATGAGACAAAAAAGGGACGAATTCACGATCTCGGTAATGGTAATATTTCAGTAGAAACCTCTGAGGAAATACCAATATATATTAAAAAGGGCAATACTGTAGTTGTAGTATTACCAGTAAGTCAAAATAGAAGATACATTCTTCAAGGCATAGTTACCAACCGCTACATCAATAGTGTTGAACTTACTATCCTTGACCCACGTACTGACAAGCGCTTTAATGTATTTGATAAAAACATTTCAGTAGGCGTACACTTTTTACCTGAATCCATAATCCACGGCATCACCTATGAGACTTTATTGATACTGCGCGACATTAATTACGGAATGGAAGATCAAGACCGTTTAATCCAAGAAAATGCAAGGCATAGGGCCCTAGCAATGTCAAAAGATACTACTATTGATACAAATAATTCTATATCACAGATTAAAGATCCCAAGGACCAAGATGATTCGAACGATAAATCCAGTTTCACATATAGGGCAAAGGATTTCTGTATTGACTTGGCTACAAGAAAGATTCACCCTGAATTCCAATCTCTAAAGGATTCTGAACCCAGTTTTTTCGGTACCATGTATGACATTTCAAAGGGGGGACTCAGTCTCTTGTGTCCAGATGGACAAGAAGGCATGGACTCAGGCACTGCCATGTTAGTGACGGCCAAATTTCCTCTGGATGATGTATTATGGTTTGACTTCTCTCTTCTCGGCATTGTTAGAGGAATAACCCAAATAGACGAGGGCAAAAGACTACATGTCATGTTTTTTAAGGCCCTACCAGAACGAACCCAGAACCTCTTTGAAAGAATGATGCAGTGA
- a CDS encoding multiheme c-type cytochrome, translated as MKLFKQILYHVLLFSAVVFLGNVYAEENCITCHKKISPGQVKDWSVSKHAENDITCSVCHGDEHKSKADVNKVILPDEHKCAECHEEQFNQFRRGKHQFGWTSLNALPITHVEPDELMEGGRGCGGCHNMGIKTEAQKQEQRKKGYRYQNNSCDECHTRHSFSKKEALDPRACQQCHMGYDHPQWEMWSSSKHGSRWFAKQAGNLPKDAQAPKCQDCHMPNGDHENRTAWGFLGVRLPLPKDPQWAADRVTILKALGVLNPETGKPTARLEAVKAVKMVRLTEEEWQKERNRMLDICAKCHSRTYAKTQLDMGDNIMKKTDRMLAEAIDIVAGLYKDGILKKRPDQPFAYPDFLYFMRTDFSAPNPNSYKTMDKGISYIEQVLFQMYMKHRMRTYQAFYHVNPDYAYWYGWAMMTKDLGEIKELADQMRAAAKK; from the coding sequence ATGAAGCTTTTTAAACAAATTTTGTACCATGTGTTACTGTTTTCAGCTGTTGTCTTTTTAGGCAATGTTTATGCAGAAGAAAACTGTATCACATGCCACAAAAAAATTAGTCCAGGCCAGGTCAAAGACTGGAGTGTTAGTAAACATGCCGAAAATGACATCACTTGCTCTGTTTGCCACGGAGATGAACATAAAAGTAAGGCTGACGTCAACAAAGTAATTCTTCCAGACGAACACAAGTGCGCTGAATGCCACGAAGAACAATTTAACCAGTTCAGAAGGGGAAAACATCAGTTCGGCTGGACCTCACTGAATGCCCTTCCCATTACCCATGTTGAGCCGGATGAATTGATGGAAGGTGGCCGTGGATGCGGGGGCTGCCACAATATGGGTATAAAAACTGAGGCCCAAAAACAGGAACAGCGCAAAAAGGGCTATCGGTACCAAAATAATTCCTGTGACGAATGCCATACGAGACACAGCTTCTCAAAGAAAGAGGCGTTGGATCCAAGGGCATGTCAGCAATGCCACATGGGATATGACCACCCACAATGGGAGATGTGGAGCAGTTCAAAGCATGGTTCAAGATGGTTTGCAAAACAAGCAGGAAACCTCCCCAAAGATGCACAGGCCCCCAAATGTCAGGACTGCCACATGCCCAATGGCGATCATGAAAACCGTACTGCATGGGGCTTTTTGGGTGTGAGACTTCCTTTACCCAAAGATCCTCAGTGGGCAGCTGATCGAGTCACTATTTTAAAGGCCCTTGGGGTACTAAATCCTGAAACCGGAAAACCCACTGCCCGCCTAGAGGCTGTAAAGGCGGTGAAGATGGTACGACTGACAGAGGAAGAATGGCAGAAGGAACGCAACAGGATGCTTGATATATGTGCAAAATGTCATTCAAGAACATATGCCAAGACCCAACTTGATATGGGAGACAATATCATGAAGAAAACAGACAGAATGCTTGCCGAGGCCATTGATATAGTAGCCGGGCTCTATAAAGATGGGATCTTGAAAAAGAGGCCTGACCAACCATTTGCCTACCCTGATTTCCTCTATTTCATGAGGACCGATTTTAGCGCCCCTAATCCCAATAGCTACAAAACAATGGACAAAGGCATATCCTACATCGAACAAGTGCTATTTCAAATGTACATGAAGCACAGAATGCGTACCTATCAAGCCTTCTACCACGTAAATCCAGATTATGCATATTGGTATGGATGGGCAATGATGACCAAAGACCTAGGAGAAATAAAGGAACTCGCAGACCAGATGAGGGCAGCTGCAAAAAAATAA
- the pstS gene encoding phosphate ABC transporter substrate-binding protein PstS, with protein sequence MKSSVRLTLLLFCLGMLLSSNALSSNIITGAGATFPYPLYSKWAHTYARETGIRLNYQSIGSGGGIRQIKAHAVDFGASDAPLEAKELVSSGLIQFPMIIGGVVPVVNIKGLKGNNIKLDGETLAQIFLGEIRYWDHPKIKGLNHGLNLPHLKIYVVHRSDGSGTTWIFSKYLASVSPQWQKKVGFGKALRWPTGIGGKGNEGVAAYVKRLKGAIGYIEFAYAKQNHLTPVLLKNKDGNFVVPSIETFQAAAQNADWLNTPGMGVILVNQPGKNSWPITGASFILIHKVQKDKEKALTMLKFFDWCFKHGQQMAKDLLYVPIPENVVQIVEKMWAREILVNGQPIWTIQ encoded by the coding sequence ATGAAATCTAGTGTTCGACTCACACTACTCCTATTTTGTCTGGGTATGCTCCTATCATCTAATGCCCTTTCTTCCAACATTATCACTGGAGCAGGAGCAACATTTCCGTATCCACTTTACTCAAAATGGGCACATACCTATGCCAGAGAAACAGGAATCAGGCTCAATTATCAATCCATAGGATCAGGTGGAGGTATACGTCAAATAAAGGCACATGCAGTAGATTTTGGTGCATCTGACGCCCCACTTGAGGCCAAGGAACTTGTTTCGTCAGGGCTTATACAGTTTCCAATGATAATTGGAGGAGTAGTTCCAGTAGTAAATATTAAAGGCCTCAAGGGAAACAATATAAAACTGGATGGTGAAACATTGGCACAAATCTTTCTCGGTGAAATCAGGTACTGGGATCATCCAAAGATAAAAGGCCTCAATCATGGGCTAAACCTTCCACATTTAAAAATCTACGTTGTCCATAGATCCGATGGATCAGGTACTACTTGGATATTCAGTAAGTACTTGGCCTCAGTGAGTCCACAGTGGCAGAAAAAGGTTGGATTTGGAAAGGCCCTGAGATGGCCCACTGGCATCGGAGGAAAGGGAAATGAAGGAGTAGCGGCATACGTTAAGCGCCTAAAGGGGGCCATTGGCTATATCGAGTTTGCTTATGCCAAGCAGAACCACCTAACCCCGGTGCTTTTAAAAAATAAGGATGGTAACTTCGTAGTTCCAAGCATTGAGACCTTCCAGGCTGCTGCTCAAAATGCAGACTGGCTCAATACCCCAGGCATGGGTGTAATCCTAGTAAACCAGCCAGGCAAAAACTCTTGGCCAATAACCGGGGCCTCATTTATTTTAATCCACAAGGTTCAAAAGGATAAAGAAAAGGCCCTTACTATGCTGAAATTCTTTGATTGGTGTTTTAAACACGGGCAACAGATGGCAAAAGATCTCCTATACGTTCCAATTCCCGAAAATGTAGTACAAATAGTAGAAAAAATGTGGGCAAGAGAGATCCTTGTAAATGGGCAACCCATCTGGACGATACAATAA
- a CDS encoding ferredoxin: protein MGNPSGRYNKKKEIELDLFHCKGCGACVEVAPEHFVMDEDNELPKVIDSIVEGEHDDLEQAMAICPMACIQIKEIE from the coding sequence ATGGGCAACCCATCTGGACGATACAATAAGAAAAAAGAGATTGAACTAGACCTCTTCCATTGTAAGGGGTGTGGTGCATGTGTTGAAGTGGCACCAGAACACTTTGTGATGGATGAGGACAATGAGCTTCCAAAGGTTATCGACTCAATTGTAGAAGGAGAACATGATGATCTGGAACAGGCCATGGCCATATGTCCCATGGCCTGTATTCAGATCAAGGAAATTGAATAA
- a CDS encoding flagellar basal body rod C-terminal domain-containing protein has translation MAGISTITQSLNSLTNLTNKIYDSQKRLQETFSPKDHTKNESTFEPSKEIVEQISLTRAFEANLKVIETENERIGTVIDIKV, from the coding sequence ATGGCGGGTATTTCCACTATAACTCAATCTCTTAACTCATTGACAAACCTTACAAATAAAATTTACGACAGTCAGAAAAGGCTTCAGGAGACCTTCAGTCCAAAAGACCATACAAAGAACGAATCGACATTTGAACCATCAAAAGAAATAGTAGAACAAATTTCACTGACAAGGGCATTTGAGGCAAACTTGAAGGTCATTGAGACAGAAAATGAAAGAATAGGCACTGTAATTGACATAAAAGTATAA
- a CDS encoding sodium:solute symporter family protein codes for MSILAWTYIMVGLTFGLYIFIAWASRVKDTKGFYVAGGGVPALANGMATAADWMSAASFISMAGLISFLGYTGSIYLMGWTGGYVLLALLLAPYLRKFGKFTVPDFVGDRYYSNAARVVALICAIFVSLTYVAGQMRGVGIVFSRFLEVDVNTGVLIGMVIVFFYAGLGGMKGITWTQVAQYSVLIIAYLIPAIAIAMKITGTPIPQIGLGSHVEVGQHAGKYLLEVLDQLNRDLGFAEYTSAFGPGQKSMLDVFCITLALMVGTAGLPHVIIRFYTVPSVKAARLSAGYALLFIAILYTTAPAVAAFARYNMIDTLNNKPYQEAPSWFKNWEKTGLIAWVDKNGDGIIQYRAGKPFKGKPVFAEGTGPLGQRLVKNELTSNPNELYIDRDIMVLANPEIANLPAWVIAFVAAGGLAAALSTASGLLLVIASSISHDLYYRMINRKASEKQRLLVGRIMIAVAVCIAGYFGINPPGFVAQVVAFAFGLAASSFFPIIILGIFSKRTNREGAICGMISGIVFTAVYIIQVKFLGMKPWFLGISAEGIGVVGMLINFIVTILVSMVTKAPPKEIQDLVDSIRTPRGAGAAIDH; via the coding sequence ATGTCAATATTAGCGTGGACTTACATAATGGTGGGTTTGACCTTTGGCCTATACATATTTATTGCATGGGCATCGAGGGTTAAAGATACAAAGGGATTTTACGTAGCTGGAGGCGGTGTTCCAGCCCTTGCCAATGGAATGGCTACTGCTGCTGACTGGATGAGTGCTGCATCTTTTATCTCAATGGCAGGTCTCATCTCATTTTTGGGATACACTGGTTCAATTTACTTAATGGGATGGACTGGTGGTTATGTGCTCTTAGCCCTATTGCTCGCACCTTATCTTAGGAAATTTGGGAAATTTACAGTTCCAGACTTTGTTGGAGACCGTTATTATTCAAATGCAGCTCGCGTAGTGGCCTTAATATGTGCTATTTTCGTATCTCTCACATATGTTGCAGGCCAGATGCGCGGTGTTGGAATCGTCTTCAGCCGTTTCCTTGAAGTTGACGTTAATACAGGCGTCCTCATAGGTATGGTCATCGTGTTCTTCTACGCCGGACTTGGAGGAATGAAGGGCATTACCTGGACCCAGGTGGCTCAGTACTCAGTCCTGATTATTGCCTACCTTATTCCTGCCATTGCAATTGCCATGAAGATTACAGGCACACCAATACCACAGATCGGACTTGGAAGTCACGTAGAAGTAGGGCAACATGCAGGCAAATATCTGTTAGAAGTCCTGGATCAACTGAACCGGGATCTTGGTTTTGCTGAATATACGTCGGCATTTGGCCCGGGACAAAAGTCTATGCTCGACGTATTTTGTATTACTCTGGCACTTATGGTCGGTACCGCTGGTCTTCCTCACGTTATCATCAGGTTCTATACAGTTCCCAGTGTCAAGGCTGCAAGGCTCAGCGCTGGTTATGCACTCCTCTTTATAGCAATTCTTTATACAACTGCTCCTGCAGTGGCAGCCTTTGCTCGTTACAACATGATAGACACCCTAAATAATAAGCCCTATCAGGAAGCTCCTTCTTGGTTCAAAAACTGGGAAAAGACAGGTCTTATAGCATGGGTGGATAAAAACGGAGACGGTATTATTCAGTATAGAGCAGGAAAACCATTTAAGGGTAAACCAGTATTTGCAGAGGGTACTGGTCCTCTTGGACAGCGCCTCGTAAAAAATGAGCTCACATCAAATCCAAACGAGCTCTACATAGATAGAGACATAATGGTGCTTGCAAATCCGGAGATTGCAAATCTCCCCGCTTGGGTTATTGCTTTCGTGGCAGCTGGAGGTCTTGCTGCAGCACTTTCAACTGCATCAGGATTGCTCCTAGTCATCGCCTCATCCATATCTCATGACCTCTACTACCGTATGATCAATAGAAAGGCCTCTGAAAAGCAGAGACTATTAGTGGGCCGTATCATGATCGCAGTTGCGGTGTGTATTGCAGGGTACTTTGGAATCAATCCTCCTGGATTCGTGGCGCAGGTCGTGGCATTTGCATTCGGTCTTGCGGCTTCATCCTTCTTCCCAATCATAATCCTCGGTATTTTCTCGAAGAGGACCAACAGGGAGGGAGCTATCTGCGGTATGATTTCCGGAATAGTGTTCACGGCTGTCTATATTATCCAGGTTAAGTTCCTTGGAATGAAGCCGTGGTTCCTAGGCATCAGTGCAGAAGGTATCGGTGTTGTAGGTATGCTCATTAACTTCATAGTAACTATATTGGTCTCAATGGTAACAAAGGCTCCTCCAAAAGAAATTCAGGATCTTGTGGATTCCATTAGGACTCCAAGGGGTGCCGGAGCCGCTATAGATCATTAA
- a CDS encoding DUF4212 domain-containing protein yields MKDRLEEYWRKNISVVSVLLCIWAVVSYFCGIFFVKPLNNIHLGGFPLGFWFAQQGSILVFVVLIFVYYKIMNKLDRDYDVHE; encoded by the coding sequence ATGAAAGATAGACTTGAAGAATACTGGAGGAAAAATATCTCCGTAGTTTCTGTCCTGTTGTGTATCTGGGCAGTGGTTTCCTACTTTTGCGGTATCTTCTTTGTGAAGCCATTAAATAACATTCACCTCGGTGGCTTTCCGTTGGGATTCTGGTTTGCACAGCAGGGATCAATACTGGTATTCGTCGTCTTAATCTTTGTGTACTATAAGATCATGAATAAGTTGGACCGTGATTATGATGTTCATGAGTAA
- a CDS encoding 3'-5' exonuclease, with the protein MFGLFRLFHRTKDVHPILVENQRFFLEFDQSRPIKDYEFTVFDTELTGLNLRKDEIVSIGAVKVRNLRIVPGENFHCYIRPQNLPSKAATLIHRITPDVLNEAHSIEEVLPEFVSFCHGSFLVGHYVGLDVRFLNKALKQYLGGTIHNPCIDTMKLAQLYKEEQWGNYYDKFNYRISFNLEDLSEEYGLPDFEPHDALEDAYQTAYLFLFLVKKLRSGGFETMKDLYMAGRSWRWIF; encoded by the coding sequence ATGTTTGGTCTATTTCGTCTCTTTCACAGGACAAAAGATGTTCATCCTATTCTTGTAGAAAACCAGCGTTTTTTTTTGGAGTTTGATCAATCAAGGCCAATTAAAGATTACGAATTTACAGTTTTTGATACAGAACTCACTGGTCTTAATTTAAGAAAGGACGAAATAGTCAGCATCGGTGCTGTCAAAGTGCGAAATCTTAGAATTGTCCCAGGAGAAAACTTTCATTGTTACATTCGCCCCCAAAATCTTCCATCAAAGGCAGCCACCTTGATTCACAGGATAACACCAGATGTTCTAAACGAGGCCCATAGCATTGAAGAGGTTTTACCTGAATTTGTTTCCTTCTGTCATGGAAGTTTTTTGGTTGGCCATTATGTTGGCCTTGATGTAAGATTTTTAAATAAGGCCTTAAAACAATATCTTGGGGGTACTATTCACAATCCGTGTATAGATACTATGAAGCTTGCTCAGTTATATAAAGAAGAGCAGTGGGGAAATTATTATGACAAATTTAATTACAGAATTTCTTTCAATTTAGAAGACCTATCTGAGGAATATGGACTCCCGGATTTTGAACCTCATGATGCCCTGGAAGACGCCTACCAAACAGCCTATCTATTCCTTTTTTTGGTTAAGAAATTGAGATCAGGTGGATTTGAAACCATGAAAGATCTCTATATGGCAGGTAGGAGTTGGAGGTGGATTTTTTAG
- a CDS encoding DUF294 nucleotidyltransferase-like domain-containing protein, whose amino-acid sequence MVYNKKNPHSVPPQVIIDFLKKIHPFNELPEEALKELSKDIVIDFFPRGTLIFKQDETEVSHLYLIQKGGVKLYLKDDEGDITLKDYRGEGSYIGALPIIQNSKANLNVETVEDTFCFLIEKDKFLELLEKYPKVVKFFLRSFSQKLIRTAYSELRKHKITPKSESTLYLFSVQLKDLIQRKPETIGQGESIQTAAQKMAEKHIGSLLVRGQDDAITGIVTDKDLRTKVVAKGLGFSEPVRKIMSSPVKKVSAMTVAFDALLTMMQEQVHHLAIEQEGEIIGVVTAHDIMVLQGSSPLYIFREIVSKQRIEDLYPISQKVPFIIRNLLDEGARSNNITRVITILNDLILEKLLTLLQDEMGMPPVNYCWLLMGSEGRKEQTFRTDQDNALIYEDPADEELSKAAQEYFRNFGKEAIEHLVKCGFPRCPGDIMASNPRWCQPYRTWEGYFDEWIKRPEPDEVRNATIFFDFRPGFGDLHLGRSLRDHLSKMAQKYSIFQYQLAGDCLAIRPPLTFFRNFIVEKDGEHKNRLDLKTRGIVPFVDFARLMSLRHGIKETNTLMRLQVLYEKDFISRDIFLESKDAYEFLMQLRLVHQMRLLEDGKEPDNFIDPGDLTELEKKTLKEAFSVIGRIQSFIKELYPVS is encoded by the coding sequence ATGGTTTATAACAAGAAAAATCCTCATTCCGTCCCTCCACAGGTCATCATTGATTTTTTAAAAAAGATTCATCCCTTTAATGAGTTACCTGAAGAGGCCCTTAAGGAACTGTCGAAAGACATAGTGATTGACTTTTTCCCAAGAGGTACCCTCATTTTTAAACAGGATGAAACCGAAGTCTCTCACTTATATTTGATCCAAAAGGGTGGGGTCAAACTCTATTTGAAAGACGATGAAGGGGATATTACTTTAAAAGACTACCGAGGGGAGGGGTCCTACATTGGTGCTCTTCCCATCATACAGAATTCAAAAGCCAATTTAAATGTAGAGACAGTCGAGGATACCTTTTGTTTTCTAATAGAGAAAGACAAGTTTCTTGAGCTTCTGGAAAAGTACCCAAAGGTTGTAAAGTTCTTTTTAAGGAGTTTCTCTCAAAAGCTTATTAGAACGGCCTATTCAGAGCTTAGAAAACACAAAATTACTCCTAAATCAGAAAGCACACTCTATCTCTTTAGTGTACAGTTAAAAGATCTCATTCAAAGGAAACCAGAGACAATAGGCCAGGGGGAATCCATCCAAACTGCTGCTCAGAAAATGGCAGAGAAACACATTGGCTCCCTGCTGGTACGGGGACAGGATGATGCTATCACAGGGATTGTCACAGATAAGGATTTGAGGACCAAAGTGGTTGCCAAAGGACTTGGTTTTAGTGAGCCAGTGCGAAAGATCATGTCTAGTCCTGTGAAAAAGGTCTCTGCAATGACCGTTGCATTTGACGCACTTTTAACCATGATGCAGGAACAGGTGCATCATCTGGCTATAGAACAGGAAGGGGAGATCATAGGGGTAGTAACTGCTCACGATATAATGGTGCTTCAGGGAAGCTCACCTCTATACATCTTCCGGGAGATCGTATCCAAACAGAGGATCGAGGACCTTTATCCAATATCTCAAAAGGTCCCCTTTATAATCAGAAATCTCCTAGATGAAGGTGCTAGGTCAAATAATATTACTAGGGTCATTACTATTTTAAACGACCTGATATTGGAAAAACTGCTCACCCTTCTACAGGATGAGATGGGAATGCCTCCAGTCAACTATTGCTGGCTGCTTATGGGCAGTGAAGGGAGAAAGGAGCAGACATTTAGGACAGACCAGGACAATGCCCTGATATATGAAGATCCGGCAGACGAGGAACTTTCAAAGGCGGCGCAAGAATATTTCCGTAATTTTGGAAAAGAAGCCATTGAGCATCTAGTAAAATGTGGTTTTCCAAGGTGTCCAGGTGACATCATGGCCTCGAATCCACGGTGGTGCCAGCCCTATAGGACGTGGGAAGGCTATTTTGACGAATGGATAAAAAGACCTGAGCCAGATGAAGTAAGAAACGCCACTATATTTTTTGACTTTAGGCCGGGTTTTGGAGACCTACACCTAGGCCGTTCTCTCAGAGACCACCTAAGTAAAATGGCCCAAAAATACTCTATTTTTCAATATCAACTTGCAGGGGACTGTCTGGCAATAAGGCCTCCTCTTACTTTTTTTAGGAATTTCATTGTTGAAAAAGATGGTGAACACAAGAATCGACTGGACCTAAAAACACGTGGGATTGTACCATTCGTGGATTTTGCTCGTTTGATGAGTCTTAGACATGGCATCAAAGAGACCAATACCCTTATGAGGTTACAAGTACTTTATGAAAAAGATTTCATTTCTAGAGATATATTTTTAGAGTCAAAAGATGCATATGAATTTTTGATGCAGCTCAGGCTTGTTCATCAAATGAGGCTTCTTGAAGATGGTAAAGAGCCTGACAATTTTATAGATCCAGGAGATCTTACAGAACTAGAAAAAAAGACGCTAAAGGAGGCCTTCTCCGTTATTGGGAGGATTCAGTCCTTCATAAAGGAACTTTATCCAGTATCGTGA